The DNA sequence ACTGGGCGCCGCCGCCGGCCAGGAAGATACCCTTGTCAACGATGTCGGCCGCCAGTTCGGGGGGGGTTTTTTCCAGACAGATGCGCACCGTGTCCACAATGGCGTTGACCGCTTCCTTGAGGGCTTCGCGGATCTCGTCCGAATTCACCTCGATCGTCTTGGGGATGCCGGACACCAGGTCGCGCCCCTTGACGCTCATGGACAGGACATCGGGACCGGGATAGGCTTCGCCGATCTCGATCTTGATGCTCTCGGCCATGCGCTCGCCGATCTGCAGGTTGTACTTCTTGCGGATGTACTGGACGATGGCTTCGTCCATCTTGTCGCCCCCCATGCGGGTGGACTGGGCATAGACGATGCCGGCCAGGGAGATGACCGCCACCTCGGTGGTGCCGCCGCCGATATCGACGATCATGTTGCCCGAGGCCTCGGTGATGGGCAGGCCGGCTCCGATGGAAGCGGCCATCGGCTCCTCGATCAGGTAGACTTCGCGGGCGCCGGCCGATTCGGCCGATTCTTTGACGGCGCGCTTCTCGACCTGGGTGATGCCGGAAGGAACGCAGATCACGATACGGGGGCGCACGAGGGTCTTGCGGTTATGCACCTTGTGGATGAAGTAGCGCAGCATCTCCTCGGTGATGTCGAAGTCGGCGATGACCCCGTCCTTCATGGGGCGGATAGCGGTGATGGAGCCGGGGGTGCGCCCCAGCATCTGTTTTGCCTCCATCCCGACCTTGAGCACCCTCTGCTGGCCGTTGGGCATTTTCTGGACCGCAACCACCGAAGGTTCGCGAACCACGATCCCCTTGCCCTTCAGGTAGACCAGGGTATTGGCGGTCCCCAGGTCAATGGCTAAATCATTGGAAAACATACCAAACAGGTAATCGAATATTTTCAACATTATTCTTTCAATCCTTTCGTACAGGGGTCCGGTTTTAGTTCAGGAAAAGGCTAAATATGCTAGCAGAGGGAGGCGGCAAATGCAAGGGGGAATCTGGTTCCTCAGACTTCAATCATGAATTCGGCACCCCCTCCACATTGCGGGCCAGAAGGCGACCGCCCATGTTGTACACGATGATGACGTTGGATTGTAACACCGATACCTTCACTGACAACCGACGCGCGGTATTTGCCATCTGCCCGGCAACCACAGGGCATTCCTTGACATTTCTCTGCTATCACGATACTTTTGTAAAATTTGCACAATCAGCAGAAGCCTGTGAGGAGACAGCACCATGGATTATAAAGACACACTCAATCTGCCCCAAACCGATTTTCCCATGAAGGCCAACCTGAACCAGCGGGAGCCGGAAATCCTGAACAAGTGGGAAACCGAGGGATTGTATACCCGCATGGAGGAAAACGGCAAGGACAAGCCGCTCTACATCCTGCACGACGGCCCCCCCTACGCCAACGGCCATATTCATATCGGCCACGCCCTGAACAAGATCCTCAAGGACGTGATCCTGAAAAGCAAACGCATGGAGGGGTTCCGCGCCCCCTACGTTCCGGGCTGGGACTGCCACGGCCTGCCGATCGAGCTGCAGGTGGAAAAGAACCTGGGGTCGAAAAAACACGAGATCTCCAAACTGGAGATGCGCCGCGAGTGCCGGAAATATGCGGAGAAATTCATCGCTATCCAGAGGGATGAGTTCAAGCGCCTGGGCGTGCTGGGGGACTGGGACACCCCCTACCTGACCATGAACTACGCATACGAAGGGCAGACCGCCCGGGAACTGGCCAAGTTCGCCAAGAGCGGCGGACTGTACCGCGGCAAGAAACCGGTCCACTGGTGTTCCTCCTGCGTCACAGCCCTGGCGGAGGCGGAGGTGGAGTATGCCGACCACACCTCGCCGTCGATCTACGTCCGTTTCGCCCTGCGGGACGACGTTTCCGCCGCCATCCCGGCCCTGGCCGGCAAGCAGGCCTACGTGGTGATCTGGACCACGACCCCCTGGACCATCCCGGCCAACCTGGCCGTGGCTCTGCACCCCGAATTCGACTACGTGGCCCTGGAAACGGAAAAAGGCATCCTGATCGTGGCAGAGGGGCTCAAAGACACGTTCCTGCAAGCCGTCGGCCTGACGGGAAAGGTCGTCGCCACCTTCAAGGCGGCCGCCCTGGAGCGCAAGCGCTGCAAGCACCCCTTCTACGATCGGGATTCCGTCGTCCTTTTGGGCGAGCATGTGACCCTGGAGGCCGGCACCGGCTGCGTCCACACCGCCCCCGGCCACGGCCAGGAGGACTACGAACTGGGCCTGAAAGAAGGGCTTGACATCTACAACCCGGTGGACAACCACGGCAGGTACCTCCAGAACGTGGAGTTCTTCGGCGGCCAGTTCGTCTTTGCCGCCAACCCCGCCGTGATCGAGAAACTGACCGAGGTGGGGGCGCTGCTCGGGCAGGCCGACATCGTCCACTCCTACCCCCACTGCTGGCGCTGCAAAAAACCGATCATCTTCCGGGCCACCGAGCAGTGGTTCATCTCCATGGAGGCCGATGACCTGCGCACGAAGTCGCTGAAGGCCGTCGACCAGGTGCAGTGGATTCCCAAATGGGGCAAGGAGCGCATCCACGGCATGATCGAAAACCGCCCGGACTGGTGCATCTCCCGCCAGCGCACCTGGGGGGTGCCGATCACCGCCTTCTCCTGCAAGACCTGCGGCGAATACCTGGCCGACGGCGCCGTCATGGACCATGTGGCCGACCATTTCACCCAGCACAGCGCCGACGTCTGGTTCGACTGGGAGGCCGCCCAACTCCTCCCCGAGGGGACAAAATGCCCCAAATGCGGGGCAACGGAATTCGAGAAGGAGATGGACATCCTGGACGTGTGGTTCGATTCGGGCGTCTCCCATGCCGCCGTGCTGGAACCCAACCCCAGGCTGGCCTCGCCGGCCGACATGTACCTGGAGGGGAGCGACCAGCACCGCGGCTGGTTCCACTCCTCGCTGCTGGAGAGCGTCGGCACCCGCGGCCGCGCACCCTACAAGAACGTCCTGACCCACGGTTTCGTGGTGGACGGTTCCGGCCGCAAGATGAG is a window from the Oryzomonas sagensis genome containing:
- a CDS encoding rod shape-determining protein; translation: MFDYLFGMFSNDLAIDLGTANTLVYLKGKGIVVREPSVVAVQKMPNGQQRVLKVGMEAKQMLGRTPGSITAIRPMKDGVIADFDITEEMLRYFIHKVHNRKTLVRPRIVICVPSGITQVEKRAVKESAESAGAREVYLIEEPMAASIGAGLPITEASGNMIVDIGGGTTEVAVISLAGIVYAQSTRMGGDKMDEAIVQYIRKKYNLQIGERMAESIKIEIGEAYPGPDVLSMSVKGRDLVSGIPKTIEVNSDEIREALKEAVNAIVDTVRICLEKTPPELAADIVDKGIFLAGGGAQLRNLDMLLREVTKVPVLIAENPLDCVVLGSGKVLDELNLLRRVAVTS
- the ileS gene encoding isoleucine--tRNA ligase; the encoded protein is MDYKDTLNLPQTDFPMKANLNQREPEILNKWETEGLYTRMEENGKDKPLYILHDGPPYANGHIHIGHALNKILKDVILKSKRMEGFRAPYVPGWDCHGLPIELQVEKNLGSKKHEISKLEMRRECRKYAEKFIAIQRDEFKRLGVLGDWDTPYLTMNYAYEGQTARELAKFAKSGGLYRGKKPVHWCSSCVTALAEAEVEYADHTSPSIYVRFALRDDVSAAIPALAGKQAYVVIWTTTPWTIPANLAVALHPEFDYVALETEKGILIVAEGLKDTFLQAVGLTGKVVATFKAAALERKRCKHPFYDRDSVVLLGEHVTLEAGTGCVHTAPGHGQEDYELGLKEGLDIYNPVDNHGRYLQNVEFFGGQFVFAANPAVIEKLTEVGALLGQADIVHSYPHCWRCKKPIIFRATEQWFISMEADDLRTKSLKAVDQVQWIPKWGKERIHGMIENRPDWCISRQRTWGVPITAFSCKTCGEYLADGAVMDHVADHFTQHSADVWFDWEAAQLLPEGTKCPKCGATEFEKEMDILDVWFDSGVSHAAVLEPNPRLASPADMYLEGSDQHRGWFHSSLLESVGTRGRAPYKNVLTHGFVVDGSGRKMSKSVGNVVAPEEIIKKYGAEILRLWVAAQDYRDDIRISQEILSRLSESYRRIRNTSKYILGNINDFDPARDSVAYANMPEIDRWALHQLELLKEKVLTAYDEYEFHVLYHAVNGFCTVEMSSFYLDILKDRVYTSKKDSLERRSAQTVMYRILDTLLRLIAPVLSFTADEAWQYLPGEREASVHLAAFPTLQPEVKDDKLVERWERLMKVRAEVSKALEQARVAKTIGHSLDAGVTIGAEPELLAFLREYAAELAAIFIVSKVTLVDTMAGDSYAAETLPGLRIQVSAAPGEKCDRCWCYSEELGQDTSHPTICPKCTKAVV